The Balaenoptera acutorostrata chromosome 10, mBalAcu1.1, whole genome shotgun sequence genome has a window encoding:
- the LOC102999090 gene encoding LOW QUALITY PROTEIN: GMP synthase [glutamine-hydrolyzing]-like (The sequence of the model RefSeq protein was modified relative to this genomic sequence to represent the inferred CDS: deleted 1 base in 1 codon; substituted 1 base at 1 genomic stop codon), whose translation MQFSDEEGTPGTNLEEGDEAQTGQDHHPDAVGAAVITAMGLYELRFQLRGAFTAGRANESKKLYGVQFHPEVGLTENGKVIQKNFLFDIAGCSGTFTVQNRELECIHEIKERVGTAKVLVLLSGGVDSTVCTALLNRALNQDQVIAVHTDNGFMRKRECQSVEEALKKLGIQVKVINAAHSFYDGTTTLPISDEDRTPRKRISKTLNMTTSPEEKRKIMGDTFVKIANEVTGEMNLKPEEVFLAQGTLWPDLIESASLVASGKAELFKPHHNDTELIRKLREEGKVIELLKDFHQDEARMLGRELGLPEEFISRHPFPGPSLAIRVICAEEPYICKDFPETNNILKIVADFSASIKKPHTLLQRVKACTTQEDQEKLMQITSLHSPNAFLLPIKTVGVQGDCRSYSYVCGISSKDEPDWGSSIFLARLIPRMCHNINRVVYIFGPPVKERPTDVTPTFLTTGVLSTLRQADFEAHNILRESGYAGKISQMPVILTPLHFDRDPLQKQPSCQRSMVITFIYTSDFMTGIPATPDNEIPVQVVXKMVTEIKKIPGISRIMYDLTSKPPGTTEWE comes from the exons caggtagagCAAATGAATCTAAAAAGTTATATGGAGTCCAGTTCCACCCTGAAGTTGGCCTTACAGAAAATGGGAAAGTAATACAGAAGAATTTCCTCTTCGACATAGCTGGGTGCAGTGGGACCTTCACTGTGCAGAACAGAGAACTTGAGTGCATTCACGAGATCAAAGAGAGAGTCGGCACAGCAAAAGTTTTGGTTTTGCTCAGTGGTGGAGTAGACTCAACAGTTTGTACAGCTTTGTTGAATCGTGCTTTGAACCAAGATCAAGTCATTGCTGTGCACACTGATAATGGCTTTATGAGAAAACGAGAATGTCAGTCTGTTGAAGAGGCCCTCAAAAAGCTTGGAATTCAAGTCAAAGTGATAAATGCTGCTCATTCTTTCTACGATGGAACAACAACTCTACCAATATCAGATGAAGACAGAACTCCACGAAAGAGAATTAGCAAAACCTTAAATATGACTACGAGTcctgaggagaaaagaaaaatcatgggGGATACTTTTGTTAAGATTGCCAATGAAGTAACTGGAGAAATGAACCTGAAACCAGAGGAGGTTTTCCTTGCCCAAGGTACTTTATGGCCTGATCTAATTGAAAGTGCCTCCCTTGTTGCAAGTGGCAAAGCTGAACTCTTCAAACCCCATCATAACGACACAGAGCTTATCAGAAAGTtgagagaggagggaaaagtGATAGAACTTTTGAAAGATTTTCATCAAGATGAAGCAAGGATGTTAGGCAGAGAACTTGGACTTCCAGAAGAGTTCATTTCCAGGCATCCATTCCCAGGTCCAAGCCTGGCAATCAGAGTAATATGTGCTGAGGAACCTTATATTTGTAAGGATTTTCCTGAAAccaacaatattttgaaaatagtagCTGATTTTTCTGCAAGCATTAAAAAGCCACATACACTATTACAGAGAGTCAAAGCCTGCACAACACAAGAGGATCAGGAGAAGCTGATGCAAATTACAAGTCTGCATTCACCGAATGCCTTCCTGCTACCAATTAAAACTGTGGGTGTGCAGGGTGACTGTCGTTCTTATAGTTATGTGTGTGGAATCTCCAGTAAGGATGAGCCTGACTGGGGATCTTCTATTTTCCTGGCTAGACTTATACCTCGCATGTGTCACAACATTAACAGAGTTGTCTATATATTTGGCCCACCAGTTAAAGAACGTCCTACAGATGTTACCCCCACTTTCTTGACAACAGGGGTGCTCAGTACTTTACGCCAAGCTGATTTTGAGGCCCATAACATTCTCAGGGAGTCTGGGTATGCTGGGAAAATCAGCCAGATGCCGGTGATTTTGACACCTTTACATTTTGATCGGGACCCACTTCAGAAGCAGCCTTCATGCCAGAGATCCATGGTTATTACTTTT ATTTATACTAGTGATTTCATGACTGGTATACCTGCAACCCCTGACAATGAGATCCCTGTACAGGTGGTGTGAAAGATGGTCACTGAGATTAAGAAGATTCCTGGTATTTCTCGAATTATGTATGACTTAACATCAAAGCCCCCAGGAACTACTGAGTGGGAGTAA